Proteins from one Elephas maximus indicus isolate mEleMax1 chromosome 12, mEleMax1 primary haplotype, whole genome shotgun sequence genomic window:
- the LOC126087486 gene encoding 60S acidic ribosomal protein P1-like, protein MDLDMLVTQLVTHPATTSQYSHTTASVSELTFIYSALILHNDEVTITEDKNMNIRSLTCNVGAGEPAPASSVAPAGGPAPSTTAAPVEDKKVEAKKEKPEEFNDDARFGLFD, encoded by the exons ATGGACTTGGACATGCTGGTGACT CAACTAGTTACCCACCCAGCAACCACCAGCCAGTACTCCCACACCACGGCCTCTGTCTCCGAGCTCACCTTCATATACTCAGCCCTCATCCTGCACAATGATGAGGTAACCATCACAGAGGATAAG AACATGAACATCAGAAGTCTCACCTGCAatgtaggggctggtgaacctgcCCCAGCATCTAGTGTTGCACCAGCGGGAGGACCTGCACCCTCCACCACTGCTGCCCCCGTTGAGGACAAGAAGGtggaagcaaagaaagaaaagcctgaagaATTCAATGATGACGCACGCTTTGGTCTTTTTGACTAA